From one Luteolibacter sp. SL250 genomic stretch:
- the ispG gene encoding (E)-4-hydroxy-3-methylbut-2-enyl-diphosphate synthase — MNHASLRYCPDLLQYARRETREVMVGNVGIGAHHPIRIQSMITSDTRDTPASVKQVLDLAEAGCEIVRITAQTRIYAANLENIAREVRAAGCNVPLVADIHFKPDAAMEAAKWVEKVRVNPGNYADKKKFEVREYTDAEYEEELERIREEFTPLVHLCKDLGRAMRIGTNHGSLSDRIMNRYGDTPLGMVESAFEFARIARDHDYHNFVFSMKASNPKVMIEAYRLLVARLKAEGADWNYPIHLGVTEAGDGEDGRIKSAIGIGSLLADGIGDTIRVSLTEDAVHEIPVARAMARPFNEKKDAPATVAEFTPSYDPFSYERRRSSVMTLMGHEFGGDKTVRVFTTQERWNALAHKIASMGDFKPEIILEKSGVIEIDPRDEAAVSHLNDLTEPHLVTVKDGIGLEVIHAFRQLAFEVDPRHPILLKDTLEPPSGDTDFLEALLPAARNIGSLLCDGIGDAILVRGETAPGQSLRLAYNILQASGNRIFKTDYVACPSCGRTLFNLQSTTQKIRAATGHLKGVRIAVMGCIVNGPGEMADADFGYVGGAPNKINLYVGKTPVKFNIPEDEAVQRLIDLIKEHDKWVDAPEPAAAEA; from the coding sequence ATGAATCACGCGTCGCTGCGATACTGTCCGGACCTGCTCCAATACGCCCGCCGGGAGACCCGGGAGGTGATGGTGGGGAATGTTGGGATCGGCGCGCACCACCCCATCCGCATCCAGTCGATGATCACCTCCGACACCCGGGACACACCGGCGTCGGTGAAGCAGGTGTTGGACCTGGCGGAGGCGGGCTGTGAGATCGTCCGCATCACCGCGCAGACACGGATCTACGCGGCGAACCTGGAGAACATCGCCCGTGAGGTCCGTGCCGCCGGTTGCAACGTGCCGCTGGTGGCGGACATCCACTTCAAGCCGGACGCCGCCATGGAGGCCGCGAAGTGGGTGGAGAAAGTCCGCGTGAACCCCGGCAACTACGCGGATAAGAAAAAGTTCGAGGTCCGCGAATACACCGACGCGGAATATGAAGAGGAGCTGGAGCGCATCCGCGAGGAGTTCACCCCCCTGGTCCATCTCTGCAAGGATCTGGGCCGTGCCATGCGCATCGGCACCAACCATGGCTCGCTTTCCGACCGGATTATGAACCGGTATGGCGACACGCCGCTGGGCATGGTGGAGAGCGCGTTCGAATTCGCCCGCATCGCCCGCGATCACGACTACCACAACTTCGTCTTCTCGATGAAGGCCTCCAACCCGAAGGTCATGATCGAGGCCTACCGCCTGCTCGTCGCCCGCCTGAAGGCGGAAGGGGCGGACTGGAACTATCCCATCCACCTCGGCGTCACCGAAGCGGGCGACGGCGAGGATGGCCGCATCAAGAGCGCCATCGGCATCGGCTCCCTGCTCGCGGACGGCATCGGCGATACCATCCGGGTCTCGCTGACGGAGGATGCGGTGCATGAGATCCCCGTCGCCAGGGCGATGGCGCGGCCGTTCAATGAAAAGAAAGATGCCCCAGCCACTGTGGCAGAATTCACCCCATCCTATGACCCCTTCTCCTACGAGCGTCGCCGCAGCTCCGTGATGACGCTCATGGGGCATGAGTTCGGCGGGGACAAGACGGTGCGCGTCTTCACCACCCAGGAGCGCTGGAACGCGCTGGCGCACAAGATCGCCTCGATGGGTGACTTCAAGCCGGAGATCATTTTAGAGAAGTCCGGAGTGATCGAGATCGACCCGCGCGACGAAGCGGCGGTTTCCCATCTCAACGACCTGACGGAGCCCCATCTGGTCACGGTGAAGGACGGCATCGGCCTGGAGGTCATCCATGCGTTCCGCCAGCTCGCGTTCGAGGTGGATCCGCGCCACCCCATCCTGCTGAAGGACACGCTGGAACCACCGTCCGGGGACACGGATTTCCTGGAGGCCCTGCTACCCGCCGCGCGGAACATCGGATCGCTGCTCTGCGACGGCATCGGCGATGCCATCCTCGTCCGTGGCGAGACCGCCCCCGGGCAGTCCCTCCGCCTCGCCTACAACATCCTGCAGGCGTCCGGGAACCGCATCTTCAAGACGGACTACGTTGCCTGCCCGAGCTGCGGGCGCACCCTGTTCAACCTCCAGTCCACCACCCAGAAGATCCGCGCCGCAACCGGCCACCTGAAGGGCGTGCGCATCGCGGTGATGGGCTGCATCGTCAACGGCCCCGGCGAGATGGCGGATGCCGACTTCGGCTACGTCGGCGGCGCTCCGAACAAGATCAACCTCTACGTCGGAAAGACGCCGGTGAAGTTCAACATCCCGGAGGATGAGGCCGTCCAGCGCCTCATCGACCTGATCAA
- a CDS encoding vWA domain-containing protein, which yields MKTTYTYILGALAALALPSFAAEDPKPTDKKPTDPKPESNKVQIAILLDTSSSMDGLIDQAKSQLWKVVNSFTEAKRDGQTPFVEVALYEYGNSGLSVANQYIRLVEPMGRDLDELSRELFSLKTNGGEEYCGAVIQRALSDLNWDLSKNTYKAIFIAGNEPFTQGSVDARQACKDALAKGVVVNTIHCGGREEGMQGSWHDGAAIAEGKFLVIDQDRKIASIPAPQDKEISDLGVELNKTYIGYGSKRQEAKMKQAAADTDAASETAAAAPVERAISKASKNYDNRGWDLVDAVREKTVDLAKVPAEELPENMRGMKPEERNAFVEEATKQRAAIQKKITELGAQRDEFIAKERAKQATAGEKTLDEAMVETTREQAARVGYVFGN from the coding sequence ATGAAAACGACCTACACCTACATCCTCGGCGCTCTCGCCGCCCTCGCCCTTCCTTCTTTCGCAGCGGAAGATCCGAAGCCCACCGACAAGAAACCCACCGATCCGAAGCCGGAGTCCAACAAGGTCCAGATCGCCATCCTGCTCGATACCTCCAGCAGCATGGACGGCCTGATCGACCAGGCGAAAAGCCAGCTCTGGAAAGTCGTCAACTCCTTCACCGAAGCGAAGCGGGACGGCCAGACACCCTTCGTCGAGGTGGCCCTTTACGAATACGGCAACAGCGGCCTCAGCGTGGCGAACCAGTACATCCGCCTGGTGGAGCCGATGGGCCGTGACCTGGATGAACTCAGCCGTGAGCTGTTCTCCCTGAAAACGAATGGTGGCGAGGAATACTGCGGCGCGGTGATCCAGCGCGCGCTTTCCGACCTGAACTGGGATCTGTCCAAAAACACCTACAAGGCCATCTTCATCGCCGGAAACGAGCCATTCACCCAGGGATCCGTGGATGCCCGCCAGGCCTGCAAGGACGCGCTGGCAAAGGGCGTCGTCGTCAACACCATCCACTGCGGCGGCCGGGAGGAAGGCATGCAGGGTTCCTGGCATGACGGCGCGGCCATCGCGGAAGGGAAATTCCTCGTCATCGACCAGGACCGCAAGATCGCCAGCATCCCCGCGCCCCAGGACAAGGAGATCTCCGACCTCGGTGTCGAGCTGAACAAGACCTACATCGGCTACGGCAGCAAGCGGCAGGAAGCGAAAATGAAGCAAGCCGCCGCCGACACGGACGCCGCCAGCGAGACCGCCGCCGCCGCTCCGGTGGAGCGCGCCATTTCCAAGGCCAGCAAGAACTACGACAACCGCGGCTGGGACCTGGTGGATGCGGTGCGGGAAAAGACGGTCGATCTGGCCAAGGTCCCCGCAGAGGAACTGCCTGAGAACATGCGCGGGATGAAGCCGGAGGAACGCAACGCCTTCGTGGAGGAAGCGACGAAGCAGCGGGCCGCCATCCAGAAGAAGATCACGGAACTCGGCGCGCAGCGTGACGAGTTCATCGCCAAGGAACGCGCGAAGCAGGCCACGGCCGGTGAGAAGACGCTGGATGAGGCGATGGTGGAGACCACCCGTGAACAGGCCGCCCGCGTGGGCTATGTCTTCGGCAACTGA
- a CDS encoding response regulator transcription factor, whose amino-acid sequence MIPDIPILVVEDDPAVRQGIVDVLEYAGYRTLEAPDGHVGMEMALKANYRLLLLDLVMPGPSGFEILQALKKKRPGQAVIILSARGEENDRVRGLTTGADDYVVKPFSMKELLARVDAVLRRTCERAAPSDERAVPGGTVDFRRRQLAFPDRREDLSDKEAELLRYLLDANGRIVSREEILRQLWGLDPEKTETRTIDMHIMHLRTKLGDKEQAYLKTIRGKGYQLTS is encoded by the coding sequence ATGATCCCCGACATCCCCATCCTCGTCGTTGAAGACGATCCCGCCGTCCGCCAGGGCATCGTGGATGTGCTGGAGTACGCCGGATATCGTACTTTGGAGGCTCCGGACGGGCATGTCGGGATGGAAATGGCGCTGAAGGCGAACTACCGGCTGCTGTTGCTGGATCTGGTGATGCCCGGCCCGTCCGGCTTCGAGATCCTGCAGGCGCTGAAGAAAAAGCGGCCGGGGCAGGCGGTCATCATCCTCTCCGCCCGCGGGGAGGAGAATGACCGCGTGCGCGGCCTGACCACCGGCGCGGATGACTACGTGGTGAAGCCCTTCAGCATGAAGGAACTGCTCGCCCGCGTGGACGCCGTGCTGCGGCGCACCTGCGAGCGGGCCGCCCCGTCCGATGAACGCGCCGTCCCGGGTGGCACGGTGGATTTCCGCCGCCGCCAGCTCGCCTTTCCGGACCGCCGGGAGGATCTTTCCGACAAGGAGGCGGAGCTGCTGCGCTACCTGCTGGACGCCAACGGCCGGATCGTCTCCCGGGAGGAGATCCTGCGCCAGCTCTGGGGGCTGGACCCGGAGAAGACGGAAACGCGGACGATCGACATGCACATCATGCACCTGCGGACGAAGCTGGGCGACAAGGAGCAGGCGTATCTGAAAACCATCCGCGGCAAGGGCTACCAACTGACTTCCTGA
- a CDS encoding HAMP domain-containing sensor histidine kinase, with product MRNSRTWLVWAAFALCAATILGAMAWQTRNAMASERERIAAVRQADLQEKMRLALWRMDTMGADLLLEEGLGGPAEFIRARLLWKDNGQLTQPDGTPASGELQRAITQPGESFERYFVRVGNASPTWKSIPAGSKAAPDEAMAPAPRSEKAQQIANNLELEQRNRAIDGATMRQKAIIEEIAQAPKMAPAKKKAESRKAAEAELAEAATADAIQAPAEPPPAAEAPASPAPSPDPPAAAPPPTEIMSATKPVWIGDELFLLRSVSGPQRAITGSWMRLDVLQARLLGEIRDLLPAARLLPAKAPSSDGLVLASLPLRLEPGPLDFRSMPDTPAPAVLLSLATGWAAALLAIMAASFLVFGIMRLSERRASFVSAVTHELRTPLTTFRLYSDMLESNAVKPEKRGDYLRVLSREADRLSHLVENVLAFSRIERGSARSAVSSSRAADLLAPMRERFEARLATAGMSLHMPLDESGAAETLRADSTAIEHILFNLVDNAAKYAASGSPATLDISVTRNQGKLEIRVTDHGPGIPPGEHRRIFRAFHKSAREAAESRPGVGLGLALSRRLARGMGGDLTCESTTGKGATFILSLPA from the coding sequence ATGAGAAATTCCCGCACATGGCTGGTATGGGCGGCCTTCGCGCTCTGCGCGGCCACCATCCTCGGCGCGATGGCCTGGCAGACACGGAATGCCATGGCGTCCGAGCGCGAACGCATCGCCGCCGTCCGGCAGGCGGACCTGCAGGAAAAGATGCGGCTGGCCCTGTGGCGGATGGACACCATGGGCGCGGACCTGCTGCTGGAGGAGGGCCTGGGCGGCCCGGCGGAGTTCATCCGTGCGCGCCTGCTGTGGAAGGACAACGGCCAGCTCACCCAGCCGGATGGCACCCCTGCCTCCGGCGAACTGCAACGGGCGATCACCCAGCCTGGAGAGTCGTTCGAGCGCTATTTCGTCCGGGTGGGGAATGCCTCTCCCACGTGGAAGTCCATCCCCGCCGGCAGCAAGGCGGCGCCGGATGAAGCGATGGCACCCGCCCCCCGGAGCGAGAAAGCCCAGCAGATCGCCAACAACCTGGAGCTGGAACAGCGCAACCGGGCCATCGATGGCGCGACCATGCGCCAGAAGGCGATCATCGAGGAAATCGCGCAGGCCCCGAAGATGGCTCCCGCGAAGAAGAAGGCGGAGAGCAGAAAAGCGGCCGAAGCGGAACTGGCGGAGGCCGCCACCGCCGATGCCATCCAGGCACCCGCCGAGCCTCCACCGGCAGCCGAGGCACCGGCGTCCCCCGCACCATCACCCGACCCGCCCGCCGCCGCGCCGCCGCCGACGGAGATCATGTCCGCGACCAAGCCGGTCTGGATCGGTGACGAGCTGTTCCTGCTGCGGTCGGTGTCCGGCCCGCAGCGCGCCATCACCGGCTCCTGGATGCGGCTGGATGTCCTGCAAGCCCGGCTGCTCGGGGAGATCCGCGACCTGCTCCCCGCCGCACGCCTCCTCCCGGCGAAGGCACCGTCCTCGGACGGTCTGGTGCTGGCCTCCCTGCCGCTGCGGCTGGAGCCTGGGCCGCTGGATTTCCGCAGCATGCCCGACACCCCGGCACCGGCAGTGCTGCTCTCCCTCGCCACCGGCTGGGCGGCGGCGCTGCTGGCCATCATGGCCGCCTCTTTTCTGGTCTTCGGCATCATGCGGCTGAGCGAGCGTCGTGCCTCCTTCGTCTCCGCCGTCACCCATGAGCTGCGGACCCCACTGACCACCTTCCGCCTCTACTCGGACATGCTGGAGAGCAATGCGGTGAAGCCGGAGAAGCGCGGCGACTACCTGCGCGTCCTGTCCCGGGAGGCGGACCGGCTTTCCCACCTGGTGGAAAACGTCCTTGCCTTCTCCCGCATCGAGCGGGGGAGCGCCCGCTCCGCCGTCTCTTCCAGCCGTGCCGCGGACCTGCTCGCCCCCATGAGGGAACGCTTCGAGGCCCGGCTGGCCACCGCCGGGATGTCCCTGCACATGCCGCTGGATGAGTCCGGGGCGGCAGAGACGCTGCGGGCTGACTCCACCGCCATCGAGCACATCCTGTTCAACCTGGTGGACAACGCCGCGAAGTATGCCGCCAGCGGGTCACCCGCCACCCTCGACATCTCCGTCACCCGCAATCAGGGAAAGCTTGAGATCCGCGTCACCGACCACGGGCCGGGCATCCCTCCTGGGGAACACCGCCGGATCTTCCGCGCCTTCCACAAGTCCGCGCGGGAGGCCGCGGAGAGCCGTCCCGGCGTGGGGTTGGGCCTGGCCCTTTCCCGCCGCCTCGCCCGTGGCATGGGCGGGGATCTCACCTGTGAATCCACCACCGGGAAGGGCGCCACCTTCATCCTTTCCCTTCCCGCCTGA
- a CDS encoding tetratricopeptide repeat protein, translating to MPGPEAKAAVASKAPIFPIACWAMGIVGFSQLVIAGMSLAERLEASKQVRIVEKEVTKIVPVEVPAKRPDRQDEASIVARPPVAPAPPPPVVPAPEPTPIAAPAIADPLSERLVKEARKARVAGDIMAAITKLDEALKQSPDDPSVHYELGLMHETMGTYYKASAHYERVFQMGVSGAGALYELAAAKLRDGFEQPGDALGKLALGRVRIFKDTRVEKGERVILTIPVQKGPDAAIDPAEISVEVEFFNRNSKGEIMKAIDSPAMESSKDEWPSMPIDFAGGEEPLRVTYAIQPQEGATGHLFGQEKYYGQIVSLFYKGEILDVQAWPRDLLGRAKAQPAQQMPVQEPSFDQLPPDINYNAPLLPTLEVPPIESLPPLPGN from the coding sequence ATGCCCGGACCCGAAGCCAAAGCTGCTGTGGCGTCAAAAGCCCCGATCTTTCCGATCGCCTGCTGGGCGATGGGGATCGTTGGCTTCAGCCAGCTTGTCATCGCAGGCATGTCCCTGGCAGAACGGCTGGAGGCATCCAAGCAGGTCCGTATTGTCGAAAAAGAGGTGACGAAGATCGTCCCCGTGGAGGTTCCGGCAAAACGCCCGGACCGGCAGGATGAAGCCTCCATCGTCGCCCGTCCACCGGTCGCCCCGGCCCCGCCGCCTCCGGTCGTGCCCGCACCGGAGCCGACCCCCATCGCCGCGCCGGCAATCGCGGATCCGCTGTCGGAACGGCTGGTGAAGGAGGCGCGGAAGGCTCGCGTCGCAGGTGACATCATGGCCGCCATCACCAAGCTGGATGAGGCCCTGAAACAATCACCCGACGATCCGAGCGTGCACTACGAGCTGGGCCTCATGCACGAAACCATGGGCACCTACTACAAGGCGTCCGCCCACTACGAGAGGGTTTTCCAGATGGGTGTGTCCGGTGCCGGTGCGCTCTACGAACTGGCGGCGGCGAAACTGCGCGATGGCTTCGAACAACCGGGCGACGCCCTGGGCAAACTCGCCCTCGGCCGCGTCCGTATCTTCAAGGACACCCGCGTGGAGAAAGGCGAGCGCGTGATCCTCACCATCCCCGTCCAGAAAGGTCCGGATGCGGCGATCGACCCGGCGGAAATTTCCGTCGAGGTGGAGTTCTTCAACCGCAACTCGAAGGGGGAGATCATGAAAGCGATCGACTCCCCCGCGATGGAGTCGAGCAAGGATGAATGGCCGTCGATGCCCATCGACTTCGCCGGCGGCGAGGAACCGCTGCGGGTGACCTACGCCATCCAGCCCCAGGAGGGCGCCACGGGGCACCTTTTCGGCCAGGAGAAATACTACGGCCAGATCGTCTCCCTCTTCTACAAAGGGGAGATCCTCGACGTGCAGGCATGGCCGCGGGACCTGCTGGGGCGCGCCAAGGCCCAGCCCGCCCAGCAAATGCCGGTGCAGGAACCTTCCTTCGACCAGCTACCGCCGGACATCAACTACAACGCGCCCCTCCTCCCGACACTGGAGGTGCCTCCGATCGAGTCCCTCCCGCCACTCCCCGGCAACTGA
- a CDS encoding SUMF1/EgtB/PvdO family nonheme iron enzyme: MESTHEERRLGDYLLIERLVETPLITTWLAEQVSVGRRVLVDELDPQRASRSAAFLADIRAKAAVDHPHVGTVYEAVIERDLCFYAHEFLPGATFEDRRLAEETFLPEKMAVFLRRIAEANLYHESHGFATSHLNLDSIHLDDHNVIRLKNLVIAGGRTPDQSLRDIRKMGEALRSLVALNQPGTTRIQSVLGWMRGEGVVEPIGWQDVKTFCEQIEEQLTGPLSNISAPYGKQDITKRKPILMISIITGAALAAIAFIAFKTKPPVSKAAARLPLPDPVLVPQGTYPTPDGTEETLRSFRISAHETTIGEYLEFLDALTILAKSDREKLFDPQGQPAEKTSHEPEDWAALLAAAKGNGTWKGRNVTLQSPVVGVDWWDAMTYAEWKGARLPTQEEWFAALRKSVPKPSALPIGNWLSAVTDKTPDRTPDGIVGMAGSVSEWILRPAPDPSNPLGESLRVIIGGSYLKPAQGALSREWTADRSLRRPDLGFRVVYEPDAQ; the protein is encoded by the coding sequence ATGGAATCCACCCATGAAGAACGCCGGCTCGGCGACTATCTGCTGATCGAACGGTTGGTGGAAACCCCCCTCATCACCACCTGGCTCGCCGAACAGGTCTCCGTAGGCCGCCGCGTGCTGGTGGATGAACTGGACCCGCAGCGCGCGTCCCGCAGCGCCGCCTTCCTGGCGGACATCCGGGCAAAGGCGGCCGTGGACCACCCCCACGTCGGGACCGTCTATGAAGCTGTCATCGAGCGGGACCTTTGCTTCTACGCCCACGAGTTCCTGCCCGGCGCCACCTTCGAAGACCGCAGGCTGGCGGAGGAAACCTTCCTCCCGGAGAAGATGGCCGTGTTCCTCCGCCGCATCGCGGAAGCGAACCTCTATCATGAGTCCCACGGCTTCGCCACGTCCCACCTGAACCTGGACTCCATCCACCTGGACGACCACAATGTCATCCGCCTGAAGAACCTGGTCATCGCCGGCGGACGGACGCCCGACCAGTCCCTGCGCGACATCCGGAAAATGGGCGAGGCGCTCCGGTCACTGGTCGCGCTGAACCAGCCGGGGACCACCCGCATCCAATCCGTACTCGGCTGGATGAGGGGGGAAGGCGTCGTGGAGCCCATCGGCTGGCAGGATGTGAAGACCTTCTGCGAACAGATCGAGGAACAGCTCACGGGTCCTCTCTCCAACATCAGCGCCCCCTACGGCAAGCAGGACATCACCAAGCGGAAGCCCATCCTGATGATCTCCATCATCACCGGAGCCGCCCTGGCCGCCATCGCGTTCATCGCTTTCAAGACCAAGCCGCCTGTCTCCAAAGCGGCGGCACGCCTCCCGCTGCCGGATCCCGTGCTGGTCCCCCAGGGAACCTATCCCACGCCGGATGGGACGGAGGAAACGCTGCGCTCCTTCCGCATCTCCGCCCATGAAACCACCATCGGCGAATACCTCGAGTTCCTCGACGCGCTGACCATCCTCGCGAAGTCGGACCGCGAAAAGCTGTTCGACCCCCAGGGGCAACCCGCGGAAAAAACCAGCCACGAGCCGGAGGACTGGGCCGCGCTGCTGGCCGCCGCAAAGGGCAATGGTACCTGGAAAGGCCGCAACGTCACCCTGCAGTCTCCCGTCGTCGGAGTCGACTGGTGGGATGCCATGACCTACGCCGAATGGAAAGGCGCCCGCCTGCCCACGCAGGAAGAATGGTTCGCCGCCCTCCGCAAGTCCGTCCCCAAGCCCTCCGCACTGCCCATCGGCAACTGGCTCTCCGCCGTCACCGACAAGACACCCGACCGCACCCCGGACGGCATCGTCGGCATGGCCGGGTCCGTCTCCGAATGGATCCTCCGCCCGGCGCCCGATCCGTCGAATCCGCTCGGTGAAAGCCTCCGCGTCATCATCGGTGGATCCTACCTGAAGCCCGCCCAGGGTGCGCTGTCCCGCGAGTGGACGGCGGACCGTTCCCTCCGCCGCCCGGACCTGGGCTTCCGCGTGGTGTACGAGCCGGACGCGCAATGA
- a CDS encoding FAD:protein FMN transferase, giving the protein MTGRSIVLPGFILVVLGMLAVVLVRKSGGEVASIRGSAMGTHWTVEWRGDAPEPVVLKREISATLEKWEQVLSQWRPDSDLSRFNRGEPATPELARVLELADGIKRKSGGAFDHHLLAEVHAAGFGPQGKGVDLSSIGKGFAVDRVCEHLGKLGMRDFVFALAGEVRAVGRPWQVEIEKPLLAESVEDHVVMLENQAVATSGNYRQFRETEEGLVTHIIDPVTGKPVIRPPSSVTVIAADCATASAWATAHFVLGPQYKGDLPELRVSWQHP; this is encoded by the coding sequence ATGACCGGGAGATCCATCGTCCTGCCGGGATTCATCCTGGTGGTCCTCGGGATGCTCGCCGTCGTCCTGGTCCGGAAATCCGGAGGAGAGGTTGCGTCCATCCGTGGTTCCGCGATGGGCACCCACTGGACGGTGGAGTGGCGGGGCGACGCCCCGGAACCGGTGGTCCTGAAGCGGGAGATTTCCGCGACCCTGGAGAAATGGGAGCAGGTTCTCAGCCAGTGGCGGCCGGATTCGGATCTTTCCCGCTTCAACCGGGGTGAGCCTGCGACCCCGGAGCTGGCCCGGGTGCTGGAACTGGCGGATGGGATCAAGCGGAAGTCAGGCGGCGCCTTCGACCATCACCTGCTCGCGGAGGTGCATGCGGCGGGATTCGGCCCGCAGGGGAAAGGCGTCGATCTTTCCTCCATCGGCAAGGGATTCGCCGTGGACCGTGTCTGTGAACATCTCGGCAAGCTGGGCATGCGGGACTTCGTCTTCGCGCTCGCCGGTGAGGTACGGGCAGTGGGCCGGCCGTGGCAGGTGGAGATCGAGAAACCCCTGTTGGCGGAGTCCGTGGAGGATCACGTGGTGATGCTGGAAAATCAGGCGGTCGCCACCAGCGGCAACTACCGGCAGTTCCGGGAGACGGAGGAGGGCCTGGTCACGCACATCATCGATCCCGTGACGGGAAAACCCGTCATCCGCCCGCCGTCATCCGTGACGGTGATCGCCGCGGACTGCGCGACGGCGTCGGCGTGGGCCACGGCGCATTTCGTACTAGGTCCGCAGTATAAAGGGGATCTCCCGGAACTGCGGGTGTCCTGGCAGCATCCGTGA
- a CDS encoding FMN-binding protein, translating to MSCASPSTTKPKRLPSEGRRRLKKWAIACYRLGIILAALACLRALPKAGPSLDTDRLLTEAKSVFPNTASIGDPSEGMYPLLDANGETPIGWATSNFPQGAKIQGYSGPSEVLVIFDANRAVKAVRFLNSADTAGHVKMVRDDLPFWEQWTGRAESTLGKLEKPRVVSGATITSEAIARGIAARFGAEGMDEWFPEPLKLDQVAKWFPGADGIAETREPGASRITKGGTTMGTVLRSSRMGVSARGFNGTSDVIVCLDPAGGKILGVGFLGSRDNVPYIDDVREEMKYADGFAGKTVAEVLEEDPDQSESLFVSGASVTTYAVIESVHEMLRRHAAEEGGHGFPWKSALAFSWIGLGVVVGLAKWGNKAKVRLGFAVISVAAGVTLGWMVSQDQLVGWGENGFSLRGALPLLVLTAVAMVVPAFTGKNIYCARICPHGAAQSLAGQVIKKRFPLPKKVHAVMERVPWLTLGVIWVLAFLGSGIPFAYFEPFETWSSGFVAFIPAAIFTIGIIGAFFLPQAYCHYGCPTGAMFKFLTHAPGRWTSKDTIAGALVLASLVLVIIKR from the coding sequence ATGAGCTGCGCAAGTCCCTCGACGACAAAGCCAAAGCGCCTACCCTCTGAGGGCAGGCGGCGGCTGAAAAAGTGGGCGATCGCCTGCTACCGGCTCGGCATCATTCTGGCGGCGCTCGCATGTCTGCGGGCGCTGCCGAAGGCCGGACCTTCCCTTGATACGGACCGCCTCCTCACGGAGGCGAAGTCCGTTTTTCCGAACACGGCTTCCATCGGGGACCCGAGCGAAGGGATGTATCCCCTGCTGGATGCCAACGGTGAGACCCCCATCGGATGGGCCACCTCGAATTTTCCCCAAGGAGCGAAGATCCAGGGCTATTCCGGCCCCAGTGAGGTCCTCGTCATCTTCGATGCCAACCGCGCGGTGAAGGCGGTGCGTTTCCTCAACAGCGCGGACACCGCGGGCCACGTGAAGATGGTCCGGGATGACCTGCCATTCTGGGAGCAATGGACCGGCAGGGCCGAGTCCACCCTCGGCAAGCTGGAGAAACCGCGTGTGGTCTCCGGAGCGACCATCACCAGCGAGGCCATCGCCCGCGGCATCGCGGCGCGCTTCGGTGCGGAGGGCATGGACGAATGGTTCCCGGAACCGCTGAAGCTGGACCAGGTCGCCAAGTGGTTCCCAGGAGCGGACGGCATCGCGGAGACCCGCGAGCCCGGAGCCTCCCGCATCACCAAGGGCGGAACTACGATGGGCACCGTACTCCGCAGCAGCCGGATGGGTGTTTCCGCCCGCGGCTTCAACGGCACCTCCGACGTCATCGTCTGCCTGGACCCGGCGGGAGGGAAGATCCTGGGAGTGGGATTCCTCGGCAGCCGTGACAACGTGCCGTACATCGATGATGTGCGGGAGGAGATGAAGTACGCGGACGGCTTCGCCGGAAAGACCGTGGCGGAAGTGCTGGAGGAGGATCCGGACCAGTCGGAGAGCCTCTTCGTCAGTGGCGCCAGCGTCACCACCTACGCGGTGATCGAGAGTGTCCACGAAATGCTCCGCCGCCATGCCGCGGAGGAGGGCGGGCATGGCTTCCCCTGGAAGAGCGCGCTGGCCTTTTCATGGATCGGCCTCGGAGTGGTGGTCGGCCTGGCGAAGTGGGGCAACAAGGCGAAGGTGAGGCTCGGCTTCGCCGTCATCTCCGTCGCTGCCGGGGTGACGCTCGGCTGGATGGTGAGCCAGGACCAGTTGGTCGGCTGGGGTGAGAATGGTTTCAGCCTGCGTGGCGCGCTGCCTCTGCTGGTGCTGACCGCGGTGGCGATGGTCGTCCCCGCCTTCACCGGGAAGAACATCTATTGCGCCCGCATCTGTCCCCATGGCGCCGCGCAGTCCCTCGCCGGGCAGGTGATCAAGAAGCGTTTCCCGTTGCCGAAGAAAGTCCATGCCGTCATGGAGCGGGTGCCCTGGCTCACGCTCGGCGTCATCTGGGTCCTTGCGTTCCTTGGCAGTGGCATTCCCTTCGCTTACTTCGAGCCATTCGAGACGTGGAGCAGCGGATTCGTCGCCTTCATCCCTGCAGCGATCTTCACCATCGGCATCATCGGCGCGTTCTTCCTGCCACAGGCATACTGCCACTACGGCTGCCCGACGGGTGCGATGTTCAAGTTCCTGACCCACGCACCGGGCCGGTGGACGTCGAAGGATACCATCGCCGGGGCACTTGTCCTTGCCTCCCTCGTGCTGGTAATCATCAAACGATGA